One Ahaetulla prasina isolate Xishuangbanna chromosome 10, ASM2864084v1, whole genome shotgun sequence genomic region harbors:
- the WASF2 gene encoding actin-binding protein WASF2, with translation MPLVTRNIEPRHLCRQTLPSVRNELECATNITLANVIRQLGSLSKFAEDIFRELAAQATTFAFRVSSLVERVDRLQVKVTQLDPKEEEVSLQGINTRKAFKSSTTQDQKLFERESAPLPVLETYSTCNKPPPLNILSSYRDDGKEALKFYTDPSYFFDLWREKMLQDTKDIMKERRKHRKEKKDNPNRGNVNPRKIKSRKEEWEKMKMGQEFVDTREKHGGYPPNMVYQNGSIGSNESVDATYYPPPPQPESVSPSPPPLSDDSLPPPPAEFSYPPSQSFSGGLKKSTLVSPSHPPPDPPISSPPGTRPGFAPPPAPPPPPPVEGLPPPPPLVGFQAAGIPPPPSPPSFPPHPDFAAPPPPPPPAAEYAVVPSSLLPQPTSGVPVPPPPPPPPGPPPSSFGGMGIPEASIQQPDLVPSKPKSSLPAVSEARSDLLSAIRQGFQLRKVEEQREQEKGDVVGNDVATILSRRIAVEYSDSEDDSSEFDEDEWSD, from the exons ATGCCATTAGTAACAAGAAATATCGAGCCAAGGCACCTGTGCCGCCAGACATTGCCCAGTGTTCGGAATGAGCTGGAATGTGCGACCAACATCACCCTGGCAAATGTCATTCGACAGCTGGGTAGCTTAA gtaaaTTTGCAGAGGACATATTCAGAGAGCTTGCTGCACAAGCAACCACATTTGCCTTTCGAGTCAGCTCTTTAGTTGAGAGAGTTGATCGCCTTCAGGTGAAAGTTACTCAGTTGGATCCCAAGGAGGAAGAAG tgtCCTTACAAGGTATTAACACCAGGAAAGCCTTCAAGAGTTCTACAACTCAGGACCAAAAGCTCTTTGAGAGAGAATCTGCCCCGCTGCCTGTCCTTGAAACATACAGTACTTGTAATAAACCACCACCTCTTAACATTCTGTCCTCATACAG GGACGATGGCAAAGAAGCACTTAAATTCTACACAGATCCATCATATTTCTTTGATCTTTGGAGGGAGAAAATGCTGCAGGATACCAAGGATATTATGAAAGAGAGACGGAAGCATAGG aaagaaaagaaggataatCCTAACAGAGGAAATGTCAATCCTCGGAAGATAAAAAGccgaaaagaagaatgggaaaaaatgaaaatgggtCAAGAGTTTGTCGATACAAGGGAAAAACATGGAGG ATACCCTCCTAACATGGTGTATCAGAATGGAAGCATTGGCTCCAATGAGAGCGTTGATGCTACCTACTATCCACCTCCTCCACAGCCAGAATCGGTTTCACCATCACCTCCTCCATTGTCAGACGATAGTCTTCCGCCACCACCAGCAGAATTTAG CTATCCACCTAGCCAGAGTTTTTCTGGAGGGCTGAAGAAATCCACCCTCGTCAGCCCCAGCCATCCTCCACCAGATCCTCCCATTAGCTCGCCCCCGGGAACCCGACCTGGCTTTGCTCCACCTCctgctccaccaccaccaccaccggtgGAGGGACTTCCTCCACCCCCTCCACTTGTCGGCTTTCAAGCTGCTGGCATTCCTCCTCCACCATCTCCACCCTCCTTCCCACCTCACCCTGATTTTGCTGCCCCTCCACCCCCTCCACCTCCAGCAGCAGAATATGCCGTTGTGCCATCTTCCCTCCTACCACAGCCCACAAGTGGGGTCCctgtccctccccctccccctcctcctcctggcccacCTCCTTCGTCTTTTGGTGGCATGGGTATTCCAGAGGCTTCTATTCAACAACCCGATTTGGTGCCTTCCAAGCCAAAATCCTCATTGCCTGCTGTTAGTGAAGCTAGGAGTGACTTGCTTTCTGCTATTCGTCAAG GATTCCAGCTCCGTAAAGTTGAAGAACAACGTGAACAAGAGAAGGGAGACGTGGTGGGCAATGATGTGGCAACCATCCTCTCGCGCCGCATTGCGGTAGAATACAGCGATTCAGAAGATGATTCCTCGGAGTTTGATGAAGATGAGTGGTCTGATTAA